In Alteromonas mediterranea DE, a single genomic region encodes these proteins:
- a CDS encoding DEAD/DEAH box helicase: protein MSFTQLGLAEPLLKAIEKRGFSTPSPIQEKAIPEVLEGKDVLAAAQTGTGKTAGFGLPILQRLMSGPKVSANNVRALILTPTRELAAQVEESICAFSEFLPLKTAVVFGGVGINPQMIKLRKGVDVLIATPGRLLDLYQQNAVKFSQLEVLVLDEADRMLDMGFIHDIKRVLKLLPEDRQSLLFSATFSDEITTLAKTITRNPVSISTAPANTTVDAVEQHLVTIDKSKKTTALICLIKQQKWEQVLVFSRTKHGANRIAEKLTRSKIPSAAIHGNKSQGARTKALADFKNGDIKVLVATDIAARGIDISELPIVVNLDLPNTAADYVHRIGRTGRAGASGQAWSFVSAEELQNLKDIETLIQKLLPRETLEGFEPQQVVPPTTLSKPKKPKKAKKPKAPQGEGSSQSEKGAQSKRNGQSTNNRSGNGGNRSSKSNGRGNTSGKPVRQRNTGSEGNGTRRPSKRRSSNVSNQSSASSAKA, encoded by the coding sequence ATGTCATTTACCCAATTAGGGCTCGCTGAACCTTTGTTGAAAGCTATTGAAAAACGTGGGTTTAGCACACCATCACCTATCCAAGAAAAGGCAATTCCAGAAGTATTGGAAGGGAAGGATGTGCTAGCAGCGGCGCAAACGGGAACCGGGAAAACGGCGGGTTTCGGCCTTCCAATTCTACAAAGATTGATGTCGGGTCCAAAGGTGTCTGCTAATAACGTTAGGGCGCTTATTTTGACGCCAACTCGTGAATTAGCTGCCCAAGTTGAAGAAAGTATTTGCGCATTTAGCGAGTTTTTACCGTTAAAAACAGCCGTCGTATTTGGTGGTGTAGGCATTAACCCTCAAATGATAAAGTTACGCAAAGGCGTAGATGTACTTATCGCAACACCAGGCAGGTTGTTAGATTTATATCAGCAAAACGCGGTGAAGTTTTCTCAACTTGAAGTTTTGGTATTAGATGAAGCCGACAGAATGTTAGATATGGGCTTTATTCACGATATTAAGAGAGTGCTTAAACTGTTGCCTGAAGACCGTCAAAGCTTACTTTTCTCAGCCACCTTTTCTGACGAAATAACCACGCTGGCCAAAACCATTACACGCAACCCGGTAAGTATTTCAACCGCGCCGGCTAACACTACCGTCGATGCTGTAGAGCAGCATCTAGTGACCATTGATAAATCAAAAAAAACCACTGCGCTTATTTGTTTGATAAAACAACAAAAGTGGGAACAGGTACTCGTATTTAGCCGCACAAAACACGGCGCCAACCGCATTGCAGAAAAGTTGACTCGGTCAAAAATTCCTAGTGCAGCTATACATGGTAATAAAAGCCAAGGGGCGAGAACAAAAGCCCTCGCTGATTTCAAAAATGGTGATATAAAAGTACTGGTTGCCACCGATATTGCGGCCCGTGGTATTGATATCAGTGAATTACCTATTGTGGTAAATCTTGATTTGCCAAATACGGCAGCTGACTACGTACATAGAATAGGCCGTACTGGACGTGCTGGTGCCAGCGGCCAAGCTTGGTCATTTGTTAGCGCCGAAGAGCTACAGAATCTTAAAGATATAGAGACACTTATTCAAAAATTGCTTCCTCGTGAAACGCTAGAAGGGTTTGAGCCTCAGCAAGTTGTACCGCCTACAACGCTATCTAAACCGAAAAAGCCCAAGAAAGCGAAAAAGCCGAAAGCCCCCCAAGGTGAAGGTAGCAGCCAGAGTGAAAAAGGCGCGCAAAGTAAAAGAAATGGGCAAAGTACAAATAACAGAAGCGGAAACGGTGGTAATCGCTCAAGTAAATCCAATGGACGAGGAAATACGAGTGGTAAACCTGTTAGGCAAAGAAATACTGGCTCTGAGGGCAATGGTACTCGTCGCCCATCAAAGCGCCGAAGCAGTAACGTGTCAAACCAAAGCAGTGCATCGAGTGCTAAGGCTTAA
- a CDS encoding S8 family serine peptidase, protein MKTKPFKTGLSALSLALLPLMASSHAHAATAEVFDDSVIVVYKENVSKAEKMRARSSVGARISDANRDEIDDRFSNLLNGRIAKLQLRGKSVKDAIETLKKNPAVKIAEPNYLYRKALVPNDPSYGDLWGLNNTGQAGGTDDVDIDAPEAWDITTGDSDVVIGVIDTGVDYTHEDIADNAWMNPGEIPGNGIDDDGNGYIDDVYGIDTANGDTDPIDDDSHGTHVAGTIGAVGGNGIGVVGVNHDVSIAACKFLGADGTGSTAGAIECIDYFTDLKENRGINIKATNNSWGGGGYSEALETAIEVSGQAGILFVAAAGNAGSNNDNVDNYPSNYVTTTNSLMAVASITRNDSDSGYSYGIETVDIAAPGSAILSTIPGDSYAAYSGTSMATPHVAGAAALVWSLNPELTPSEMKELLMATGETSLWADGRTVSGNRLNVLNALEEADPTPGFKLGITPGSAEIEAGEAYTFTIEVGSIAGYEEEVQLSLAEESDIASLSANTAMPGDTVLLMVETAEDTPWGQYSFTVNGVSGEIEKSKSANLYVYPQGLNDFPYNYSGDPVPTLPNEEDPDDVGVDLVINIPDDLTVFGMQASVNITHTYSGDLVLSLTSPQGTTTVLRQNQGGGTDDIIESYDTDAFNGEVATGDWTLNVLDTFNGDNGTVNDWSLVVTGIGEVGPTPPNAVFTYDASGLSVSFTNNSSDVNDDIVSYSWDFGDGATSTEESPTHVYAGTGAYDVTLTVTDSEGQTDVATKTVAVSDSNIVAEIDRAMLSRFGSLRVDLSYSGSMADTVMIYRNGELLEEVSNTGRYRDRSRGVQPGEYTYMVCDETSACSAPVTVNL, encoded by the coding sequence ATGAAAACAAAGCCTTTTAAAACAGGCCTTTCAGCATTGTCATTAGCCCTACTTCCGCTAATGGCGTCTAGTCATGCACATGCCGCAACAGCCGAAGTCTTCGATGATAGCGTCATCGTGGTTTACAAAGAGAATGTAAGCAAAGCGGAAAAAATGCGTGCCCGTTCATCGGTGGGTGCTCGAATTAGCGACGCCAATAGAGATGAGATTGACGATCGCTTTTCGAACCTTCTAAATGGTCGTATCGCTAAGCTCCAGCTTCGCGGTAAATCTGTTAAAGATGCCATTGAAACACTCAAGAAAAACCCTGCCGTTAAAATTGCAGAACCAAATTACCTGTACCGTAAAGCACTTGTGCCGAACGACCCGTCTTACGGTGACTTGTGGGGGTTAAACAATACAGGCCAAGCCGGCGGTACTGACGACGTGGATATTGATGCGCCAGAAGCGTGGGATATCACCACCGGTGACAGTGACGTGGTGATCGGCGTAATAGATACGGGTGTTGATTACACCCATGAAGATATCGCTGACAATGCATGGATGAACCCAGGCGAAATACCAGGAAACGGCATTGATGACGACGGTAACGGATATATCGACGATGTATATGGTATCGATACTGCAAACGGAGATACCGATCCGATTGATGACGACTCTCACGGTACACACGTCGCAGGTACCATTGGTGCTGTAGGCGGTAACGGTATCGGCGTGGTGGGCGTAAACCATGACGTATCAATTGCTGCGTGTAAATTCTTAGGCGCCGATGGCACAGGCTCTACAGCAGGGGCTATAGAGTGTATTGATTACTTTACCGACTTAAAAGAAAACCGCGGCATAAACATTAAAGCGACCAATAATAGCTGGGGTGGCGGCGGCTATAGTGAAGCGCTAGAAACTGCCATTGAAGTCTCTGGGCAGGCAGGCATACTGTTCGTTGCTGCAGCGGGTAACGCAGGGTCAAACAACGACAACGTAGATAACTACCCGTCTAATTATGTGACGACGACTAACAGCTTGATGGCTGTTGCCAGTATCACGCGTAACGATAGCGATAGTGGCTATTCATACGGCATTGAAACCGTAGATATTGCCGCGCCGGGTTCGGCAATTTTATCAACAATTCCAGGCGATAGTTATGCGGCTTACTCAGGTACGTCGATGGCAACGCCTCACGTTGCTGGTGCCGCTGCGTTAGTATGGTCGCTAAACCCAGAGCTTACGCCTTCAGAAATGAAAGAGTTATTGATGGCAACCGGTGAAACCAGCCTATGGGCTGACGGGCGCACAGTGTCGGGCAACCGGTTGAATGTGCTAAATGCCCTTGAAGAAGCAGATCCTACGCCAGGCTTTAAGCTCGGTATTACGCCGGGCTCTGCTGAGATTGAAGCAGGCGAAGCTTATACCTTCACCATCGAAGTCGGTTCTATTGCTGGCTACGAGGAAGAAGTTCAGCTATCTCTTGCTGAAGAGAGCGACATTGCTTCCCTAAGTGCTAACACTGCGATGCCTGGCGATACTGTATTACTTATGGTTGAAACCGCTGAAGACACGCCGTGGGGACAGTACAGCTTTACCGTTAACGGCGTGAGTGGCGAGATTGAAAAGTCCAAGTCGGCAAACTTGTATGTTTACCCTCAAGGTCTCAATGACTTCCCTTATAATTACTCGGGCGACCCCGTTCCAACCCTTCCTAACGAAGAAGATCCGGATGATGTGGGCGTAGACCTTGTTATTAACATACCAGATGATTTAACCGTATTCGGTATGCAGGCTTCGGTAAATATTACTCATACCTATAGCGGTGACTTGGTGCTTTCGCTTACTTCTCCTCAAGGTACAACTACCGTTCTGCGCCAAAACCAAGGCGGCGGTACTGACGACATTATTGAAAGCTACGATACCGACGCATTTAACGGCGAAGTTGCTACAGGCGATTGGACACTGAACGTACTTGATACCTTTAATGGCGATAACGGAACAGTAAACGATTGGAGCCTAGTAGTTACTGGCATTGGAGAAGTAGGGCCAACACCGCCAAACGCAGTATTTACTTACGATGCTTCTGGCTTATCGGTCAGCTTTACTAACAACAGCAGTGACGTTAACGACGATATTGTTAGCTATAGCTGGGACTTTGGTGACGGCGCCACATCAACAGAAGAAAGCCCTACCCACGTATATGCGGGGACTGGTGCTTACGATGTCACGCTAACGGTAACTGATTCAGAGGGGCAGACAGATGTCGCTACTAAAACTGTAGCCGTTTCTGATAGCAACATTGTTGCAGAAATTGACCGCGCTATGCTGTCTCGTTTCGGTTCACTAAGAGTTGACTTATCTTACAGCGGCTCGATGGCAGATACTGTTATGATTTATCGCAACGGTGAATTGCTTGAGGAAGTGAGCAACACTGGTCGCTATCGCGACAGAAGTCGAGGTGTTCAACCTGGTGAATATACTTATATGGTATGTGACGAAACATCAGCATGCTCTGCGCCAGTGACGGTAAACCTTTAA
- a CDS encoding minor curlin subunit CsgB, giving the protein MDKKLKVKKYQFATYVGAIKATAFLALTVCGLLTVNSPVYAQQSDLSTSSDMVESSLSMSLNAQAITIDDETVFISVSQFGLNNITNIIQSGNGANLSNVVQNGSNNEAIITQLGEGNVVNLLQQNNNNYFEIIQDGFDNVANVNQLGEQSFTVYQIGNEMVINITQYKE; this is encoded by the coding sequence ATGGACAAGAAGTTAAAGGTTAAAAAATACCAATTCGCTACATACGTAGGAGCAATAAAAGCCACAGCGTTTTTAGCGTTAACGGTATGTGGTCTTCTAACCGTCAATTCTCCTGTCTATGCCCAACAGTCCGATTTATCAACAAGCTCCGACATGGTGGAATCTTCTCTTTCAATGAGTCTGAATGCCCAAGCTATTACGATAGATGATGAAACGGTCTTCATCTCTGTCAGCCAGTTTGGGTTAAATAACATAACTAACATCATTCAAAGCGGTAACGGCGCAAACCTATCAAATGTTGTTCAAAATGGCAGTAATAATGAAGCGATCATCACCCAACTTGGTGAGGGAAATGTCGTGAATCTATTGCAGCAAAACAACAACAATTACTTCGAGATTATCCAAGATGGGTTTGACAATGTAGCCAATGTTAATCAACTGGGTGAGCAGTCTTTTACTGTTTATCAGATAGGGAACGAAATGGTAATTAACATCACGCAATACAAAGAATGA
- a CDS encoding IS5 family transposase (programmed frameshift), producing MPRTMLTDDAWEILKVLLKESGRVYNKYEHRNTLEGILYRMRTGIQWRDLPSEFGLWNTVYRRFNLWSKKGILQKLFESLASEGDPEWLFLDGSIVKAHQDSSGAAGKQDEAIGKSRGGNSTKIHLAVDSGGLPVYFELSGGQVNDIVHAQSLIINSPQADIVCADKGYDSEAFRAYVEESGADANIPRKRNNKLGNDDMDWCLYRYRHLVENAFLRIKRYRAISTRYDKLARNYSSTVALAFMMMWLPMYC from the exons ATGCCAAGAACGATGTTAACAGATGATGCGTGGGAAATCCTAAAAGTACTGCTAAAGGAGAGTGGCAGAGTCTATAACAAATATGAGCACCGAAATACCCTGGAGGGCATACTTTACCGAATGCGTACCGGCATTCAGTGGCGGGATTTGCCATCTGAATTTGGTCTCTGGAATACGGTCTACCGACGATTTAATTTATGGTCGAAGAAAGGCATATTGCAAAAGTTATTTGAAAGCTTAGCCTCCGAGGGTGACCCAGAATGGTTGTTTCTTGATGGTAGTATAGTTAAAGCGCATCAGGATAGTAGCGGTGCAGCGGGTAAACAAGATGAGGCCATCGGAAAAAGTCGAGGTGGTAACTCAACGAAAATTCACCTTGCGGTAGATAGCGGTGGCCTGCCCGTTTATTTTGAACTATCCGGTGGTCAAGTGAACGACATCGTACATGCACAAAGTCTGATAATAAACTCCCCACAAGCCGATATTGTTTGTGCTGATA AAGGCTATGACAGTGAAGCTTTTAGAGCTTACGTAGAAGAAAGTGGAGCAGATGCCAATATTCCACGCAAACGAAATAACAAATTAGGTAATGACGATATGGACTGGTGCCTGTATCGATATAGGCATCTTGTTGAAAACGCGTTTTTGAGGATAAAAAGGTACCGGGCAATATCAACAAGATACGACAAGCTAGCTCGAAACTATAGCAGTACAGTCGCATTGGCATTCATGATGATGTGGCTACCAATGTACTGCTGA
- a CDS encoding PfkB family carbohydrate kinase yields MFKDQQPLGKLKDSGTQIVFDMNHRPALWKGRNDAKALYEKAFEVADIALPGLEDFNFLYGFESVEEIVSFLAPFSFKLLVIKNGSRAVTLVDAEGEVSEVGLTPVKNVVDTTSAGDAFNGVFLGAYLSGEKPESCVKKAVQCAGFVIQHPGAIVDKASYSDLVSSFSPSLA; encoded by the coding sequence ATGTTCAAAGATCAACAGCCTCTAGGCAAACTTAAAGACAGCGGCACCCAAATAGTTTTCGACATGAACCATCGGCCAGCGTTGTGGAAAGGCAGAAACGATGCAAAAGCCTTATATGAAAAAGCGTTTGAAGTTGCAGATATCGCTTTACCAGGGCTTGAAGATTTTAACTTCTTATACGGGTTTGAATCAGTAGAGGAAATTGTTTCGTTTTTAGCCCCGTTTTCTTTCAAGCTGCTAGTTATTAAAAACGGAAGTCGCGCGGTAACACTGGTGGATGCCGAGGGGGAAGTCTCTGAAGTGGGATTGACGCCTGTCAAAAACGTCGTAGATACAACATCAGCAGGGGACGCTTTTAACGGTGTTTTCCTAGGTGCTTACCTCTCGGGCGAAAAACCAGAAAGCTGTGTTAAAAAAGCCGTCCAGTGTGCAGGCTTCGTCATTCAACATCCCGGGGCTATAGTGGATAAAGCATCCTACTCTGATTTAGTTTCATCCTTTTCCCCTTCGCTCGCTTAG
- the eda gene encoding bifunctional 4-hydroxy-2-oxoglutarate aldolase/2-dehydro-3-deoxy-phosphogluconate aldolase, with translation MKKISEVMGKQQLLPIIQADNEADGVAIARAMSEAGLTTVEVVLRTEHSAKCISAIKAALPHMIVSAGTVIDKASLDAAINAGADFIVTPAVTERLLTMLVASGLPVLPGVSNVSDIVLAREHGFREMKLFPASLSGGAAFLKAVGGLFKDTRFCPTGGVSPDNFNDYLALNNVFAAGGTWVAKPQWVADKQWDLITQACLQV, from the coding sequence ATGAAAAAGATATCAGAAGTTATGGGCAAGCAACAATTGCTTCCTATCATTCAAGCAGATAATGAAGCTGACGGCGTGGCGATCGCTCGCGCAATGTCAGAAGCGGGACTGACGACCGTAGAAGTGGTTTTGCGCACAGAGCACTCTGCGAAATGTATTAGCGCTATTAAAGCGGCGTTGCCGCACATGATTGTTAGTGCTGGTACCGTCATTGATAAAGCATCACTTGATGCCGCGATAAATGCCGGGGCAGACTTTATTGTTACACCAGCGGTAACTGAACGTTTGCTTACCATGCTAGTAGCATCGGGGTTACCTGTGCTTCCTGGTGTGTCAAACGTGTCTGATATTGTACTGGCAAGAGAACATGGCTTTAGAGAAATGAAATTGTTTCCAGCGTCACTATCTGGCGGCGCGGCTTTTCTAAAAGCCGTAGGAGGTTTGTTTAAAGACACACGATTCTGCCCAACCGGTGGAGTATCGCCCGACAACTTTAATGATTACCTTGCATTAAATAACGTATTTGCTGCAGGTGGTACCTGGGTTGCTAAACCGCAATGGGTTGCAGATAAGCAATGGGACCTTATTACACAGGCGTGCCTACAGGTTTAA
- a CDS encoding MASE1 domain-containing protein, with protein sequence MYTALFHSVWLISTQFEIIASTVSWYLPAGVRFAAFMLLPLRSWPILLFSEKLTHFVLFHPGGILDNTAFLSGSLGWYLVHLLLSPALLCTSVYIFRRCFKAPYISNINSTLATLGVGLIISVVLGAVFIGRRAIELQTDITVFFPLLFDFSLGDFVGLIVLCPLLFVLYDREHLHRVNTTLYWIIGAWLFLLLLSSYAYSHGTNISYQVKYLAVFPALFLSYRYAVTGSALSCLLVGVTAFVVAIQSDLSPLEHQFYIIALCVSCLILGASVNHAEQMGGERLMGPVFKKVTHFIGRPHNDDEFVELEVYAGGMVAVEAELVFELGKEVTPGSIDTKVPLKHLINAVYAGVEIASSPVIDLNSYGPTAIISDFGVNQGMVVGAPIEQWDSVIENIQTSVFINNEHINSAPSNNVLRGPMAAVAYLIDQAAARNITLPKGCMICSGAITGVHDTVVGASATVSFEGIGNINMKLIPVTP encoded by the coding sequence ATGTACACCGCCCTATTTCACAGCGTATGGCTAATCAGCACCCAGTTCGAAATAATTGCCAGTACGGTAAGCTGGTATTTGCCCGCAGGCGTCCGCTTTGCTGCGTTTATGCTACTTCCCTTACGAAGCTGGCCTATACTGCTTTTTTCAGAAAAACTCACTCACTTTGTTTTATTTCACCCTGGTGGAATACTCGATAACACCGCATTTTTAAGCGGTAGCTTAGGGTGGTATCTTGTTCATTTACTCCTATCACCCGCTTTACTTTGTACTAGCGTTTATATCTTCAGACGCTGTTTTAAAGCACCTTATATCAGCAACATAAACAGCACGCTTGCCACACTCGGGGTCGGTTTAATTATTAGTGTTGTACTTGGGGCCGTCTTTATTGGAAGAAGGGCGATAGAGCTTCAAACTGATATCACGGTGTTTTTTCCCCTACTTTTTGATTTCTCATTAGGTGACTTTGTCGGCCTCATCGTACTGTGCCCTCTTCTCTTTGTATTATACGATCGTGAGCACTTACACCGGGTCAACACCACCCTGTATTGGATAATTGGCGCTTGGCTATTCTTGCTGTTACTAAGTAGCTATGCCTATAGCCACGGGACGAATATTAGCTACCAAGTAAAATACCTTGCTGTATTCCCCGCGTTGTTCCTATCCTATCGCTATGCAGTTACGGGCAGCGCTTTATCCTGCTTATTAGTGGGGGTAACCGCCTTTGTTGTGGCAATTCAAAGCGATTTGTCTCCGCTTGAACATCAATTTTATATCATCGCGCTGTGTGTAAGCTGCCTTATTCTAGGCGCTTCGGTGAATCACGCTGAGCAGATGGGTGGCGAGCGATTAATGGGCCCTGTTTTTAAGAAGGTCACTCATTTCATTGGGCGCCCTCATAACGATGATGAGTTCGTTGAACTAGAAGTATACGCGGGCGGCATGGTTGCTGTTGAAGCTGAGCTAGTATTCGAGTTAGGAAAAGAAGTTACTCCAGGTTCAATTGATACTAAGGTGCCACTTAAACACCTAATTAACGCAGTCTATGCCGGCGTTGAAATAGCCTCAAGCCCGGTAATAGACTTAAATAGCTATGGACCTACTGCAATCATCAGCGATTTTGGGGTTAACCAAGGGATGGTCGTTGGCGCACCTATCGAGCAATGGGATTCAGTGATTGAGAACATACAGACCTCTGTATTTATCAACAATGAACATATTAACTCTGCCCCTTCTAACAACGTATTGCGTGGCCCTATGGCTGCCGTGGCATATTTAATTGATCAAGCTGCGGCACGCAACATTACGCTACCTAAAGGCTGTATGATTTGTTCTGGTGCTATCACCGGTGTTCACGACACCGTTGTCGGGGCTAGCGCTACGGTAAGCTTTGAGGGCATTGGCAACATCAACATGAAGTTAATTCCTGTCACGCCATAG
- a CDS encoding thioredoxin family protein: MSTQDTTPYAYISSPSPYQDVVSAQQSAVKQDKLLLVVLGAQWCHDSTGLAERFSTKEMDLILRAHYETVFVDVGTLEDRRNITERFDYPIYYATPTVMVIEPQSGALLNRASMDIWGRADSIPLAEYMAYFSRFPAMTTSQKAKLIHWKATEEVSYRTTKSLSKTN; the protein is encoded by the coding sequence GTGAGTACGCAAGATACAACCCCTTATGCATACATATCTTCTCCTTCGCCCTATCAAGATGTTGTGAGCGCTCAACAAAGCGCAGTTAAGCAAGACAAACTACTATTAGTTGTGCTTGGTGCACAGTGGTGCCACGACAGCACTGGCTTAGCTGAGCGCTTTTCAACTAAAGAGATGGATCTTATCTTACGTGCCCATTACGAAACCGTATTTGTTGATGTAGGAACGCTAGAAGACAGAAGAAATATTACCGAGCGGTTTGATTATCCAATTTACTACGCCACGCCTACCGTTATGGTTATTGAGCCCCAGTCAGGCGCCTTATTAAACAGAGCATCTATGGATATTTGGGGGCGCGCTGATAGTATTCCTTTGGCAGAATACATGGCGTATTTCTCACGCTTTCCAGCTATGACAACATCGCAAAAAGCGAAGTTAATCCATTGGAAAGCAACAGAAGAAGTTTCGTACAGAACTACAAAAAGTCTTAGTAAAACGAACTGA
- a CDS encoding response regulator transcription factor: MNILIIDDHEIVRDGIKALIEQEYGWHVVYAVDSIGALPSYASFDEVDVAILDISLVNESGFDTLVKIKQQAPFVKCLMLSMYEHVGYISKALELGADGYVTKNAATKELMNSLESLERDENYLSSDISKKLAFGDKCLTSLLTDREKEIFLLLAKGFQPKQIAYHIDTAPKTVMVHRTNIYKKLNVTSQFGLLRIALEIGYLDVYDVINDDALVKTI, encoded by the coding sequence ATGAATATACTGATCATTGACGATCATGAGATAGTACGGGACGGAATCAAAGCGCTCATTGAACAAGAGTATGGCTGGCACGTTGTTTATGCGGTAGATTCGATAGGGGCGCTTCCCTCCTACGCATCGTTTGATGAAGTCGATGTCGCCATTTTGGATATCTCACTGGTAAATGAAAGTGGCTTCGACACCCTGGTAAAGATTAAGCAGCAAGCGCCTTTTGTAAAATGCTTAATGCTTAGCATGTACGAACATGTCGGCTATATCAGCAAAGCGCTCGAACTTGGAGCCGACGGCTACGTAACGAAAAACGCAGCGACGAAAGAGTTAATGAACTCATTAGAGTCGCTGGAAAGAGATGAAAACTACTTAAGCTCTGATATTAGCAAGAAATTAGCATTTGGAGACAAGTGCTTAACCTCGCTCCTCACCGATAGAGAAAAAGAAATTTTTCTACTTTTGGCAAAAGGGTTTCAGCCCAAACAAATTGCCTACCACATCGATACCGCCCCCAAAACGGTCATGGTTCACAGAACGAATATTTATAAAAAATTAAACGTAACCTCTCAGTTCGGATTGCTAAGAATTGCATTGGAAATAGGTTACCTTGATGTTTACGATGTCATTAATGACGATGCATTAGTCAAAACCATTTGA
- a CDS encoding putative bifunctional diguanylate cyclase/phosphodiesterase, translating to MMGNIQAESEANQQKNALLEKQQSQMERLANFDALTGLPNRQFLMKILSSELTKARTNRSELGLLFVDIDGFKSINDSFGHDTGDKFLLHISVIMSKLLDEAYTLGRLGGDEFIIIAPDIGDPKTLEDMAAKLVVAVSRTHNFNTLRLDSGVSVGLALASDCNYELSSLITNADVAMYKAKGSGKARFMWFNEEMLADTKRKVLISTRLSSALENDAFYLAYQAKVDAEQNIIGFETLLRWHDDVLGHVSPAEFIPIAEQTDKISLISMWIIKRLEIEAPRLIKSFGSQIIISINLSPQDLNSEKLTQFILKGMRENKLPAKNLEIEITETAYMNNFNVANSFFESIKHYGCQLALDDFGTGYSSLSYLTKFDIDTLKIDRSFVNNIGISEQSELITKTIIKMAKSLNFSVCAEGVETREQATFLLQNGCHALQGFLYSKPIPLEDVLATSRRRAL from the coding sequence ATGATGGGCAACATACAGGCCGAATCTGAAGCCAATCAGCAAAAGAATGCATTGTTAGAAAAGCAGCAGTCACAGATGGAACGCCTTGCCAATTTCGACGCGCTCACCGGTTTACCTAATCGACAATTTTTAATGAAAATCCTGTCTAGTGAACTGACTAAGGCGCGAACGAACCGTAGTGAACTTGGCCTTCTTTTTGTGGATATTGATGGCTTTAAGTCTATTAATGACTCATTCGGCCATGATACCGGCGATAAATTTTTATTACATATAAGCGTGATCATGAGCAAGCTGCTTGACGAAGCCTATACGCTAGGTCGCTTGGGGGGCGATGAGTTTATTATAATAGCACCAGATATAGGTGACCCAAAGACGCTAGAAGATATGGCTGCCAAGCTTGTAGTCGCAGTGTCTCGTACCCATAATTTTAACACATTGCGATTAGACTCAGGCGTAAGTGTTGGGCTTGCCCTCGCCAGTGACTGTAACTATGAGCTTTCAAGCCTCATAACCAACGCAGACGTAGCAATGTACAAAGCCAAGGGCAGTGGTAAGGCGAGGTTTATGTGGTTCAACGAGGAAATGCTTGCCGACACTAAGCGAAAAGTACTCATCTCGACCCGTCTATCTAGTGCATTAGAAAATGATGCGTTTTATCTGGCTTATCAAGCAAAAGTCGACGCTGAACAAAATATCATAGGGTTCGAAACACTTTTGCGTTGGCATGATGATGTACTCGGTCACGTGTCGCCCGCAGAATTCATTCCAATTGCAGAGCAAACCGACAAGATTTCATTAATTAGTATGTGGATTATAAAGCGATTGGAAATTGAAGCCCCCCGCTTAATCAAGTCCTTCGGTTCGCAAATTATTATATCGATAAACTTGAGTCCACAAGACTTAAATAGCGAAAAGTTAACCCAATTCATATTGAAGGGAATGAGAGAAAACAAGCTACCGGCAAAAAACCTTGAGATTGAGATTACCGAAACCGCGTATATGAATAACTTCAACGTGGCTAATAGCTTTTTCGAATCGATTAAGCATTATGGTTGTCAGCTTGCGTTGGATGACTTCGGTACCGGTTACTCATCGCTAAGTTACTTGACCAAGTTTGATATCGACACATTGAAGATAGACAGAAGCTTCGTCAACAACATTGGCATTTCTGAGCAATCAGAACTCATCACAAAAACCATTATAAAAATGGCAAAAAGCTTAAACTTCTCGGTCTGTGCGGAAGGCGTAGAAACCCGAGAACAGGCGACATTTTTACTTCAAAATGGGTGTCATGCGCTTCAAGGGTTTCTTTACAGTAAGCCCATTCCCCTTGAAGACGTTTTAGCTACCTCACGAAGGCGCGCCTTATAA